The Lysinibacillus irui sequence AATGATTACTGGTAAACATCCAGCAAGTGGGTTTACTCCAGATTCACTCATTAGCTTCATCATTTCTTGCTGATATTGTTGCTGTGTCTGAGCATCCTTAGAAGCATACTTCTTTTGCAATTCCTTCAATTTTGGCTGAATTTCTTGCATCTTTTTAGAGCTCTTTGTTTGTTTAATCATTAAAGGTAAAATTGCTAAACGAATAATAATTGTTACGGCAATAATCCCCCATGCATACGTACCGAGCAGATCAGCAAAGTATTTTATCGCTGATACCAACGGCCAAACAATGAATTCATTCCAGAAGCCTGTGCTGTCTTTGGAAATTGGTTCATTGAATTCTGTACAACCAGAAAGTAGTAAGGCTACTGATACTAGTGACAAAATTACCCAATGTTGTTTTTTCAACCTTCTTCCCCCTACAATTACTATTCACTTTTTCTTAATTCTATATGCATTTTTTCATTCACAGACAGTTTCCTACCACAAGATCTGCCGGCTACTTTACCTAAATTCTGTCAGCGTTTTGGACGTCCTCAATAAAGATAAAGTTATCAGTTATTTTATCACGCCTATAACGTTCACTCTACTAAATATTCTAACTACATAAATTTATTCATAAGTTATGTTGCGAAATTTACATACTTTTAGTGAAATACAGTATTTCATATACCCCTATGCGTATATTCCCCTTACTTATTATCGTATGCAAATTCGCTGTACACTACTATTAACAGGACAGACATTTTTCACCACTTGCTTGC is a genomic window containing:
- the yidC gene encoding membrane protein insertase YidC produces the protein MKKQHWVILSLVSVALLLSGCTEFNEPISKDSTGFWNEFIVWPLVSAIKYFADLLGTYAWGIIAVTIIIRLAILPLMIKQTKSSKKMQEIQPKLKELQKKYASKDAQTQQQYQQEMMKLMSESGVNPLAGCLPVIIQMPILIGFYHAISRMNATSTFDLGNFFIFPLADPAPALAITAGLMQFIVLRTGPAMDNPQMKIMMYIMPFMIIAFGMALPAALSLYWVIGNIISIFQNLFIYKPWNKDKTQPAQNGGAKK